From a region of the Tachysurus fulvidraco isolate hzauxx_2018 chromosome 5, HZAU_PFXX_2.0, whole genome shotgun sequence genome:
- the psmb3 gene encoding proteasome subunit beta type-3 isoform X1 produces the protein MSIMSYNGGAVMAMRGKNCVAIASDRRFGIQAQMVTTDFQKIFPMGDRLYIGLAGLATDVQTVSQRLKFRLNLYELKEGRQIKPKTFMSMVSNLLYERRFGPYYIEPVIAGLDPKTFEPFICSLDLIGCPMVTEDFVVSGTCAEQMYGMCESLWKPDLEPEDLFETISQAMLNAVDRDAVSGMGVIVHVIEKDKITTRTLKARMD, from the exons ATG TCTATAATGTCATATAATGGAGGGGCTGTCATGGCCATGCGTGGGAAGAACTGTGTTGCAATTGCGTCAGATCGGCGGTTCGGTATCCAGGCCCAGATGGTCACTACAGACTTCCAGAAAATCTTTCCCATGGGTGACAGACTCTACATTGGCCTGGCAGGACTAGCCACAGATGTGCAGACAGT ATCTCAACGGCTTAAATTCCGTCTCAACCTGTACGAGCTGAAAGAGGGGCGTCAGATCAAGCCCAAGACCTTTATGAGCATGGTGTCCAACCTGCTGTATGAGAGAAG GTTTGGGCCGTACTACATTGAGCCAGTGATTGCTGGTCTGGACCCCAAAACCTTCGAGCCTTTCATCTGTTCTTTAGACCTGATTGGTTGCCCCATGGTAACAGAAGATTTTGTGGTCAGCGGCACTTGTGCTGAGCAGATGTACGGCATGTGTGAGTCGTTATGGAAGCCTGACCTG GAGCCAGAGGATCTGTTTGAGACCATTTCACAGGCAATGCTGAATGCAGTTGATAGAGACGCTGTTTCTGGCATGGGAGTAATAGTACATGTCAT TGAGAAAGATAAAATAACTACAAGAACCCTGAAGGCCAGAATGGACTAG
- the psmb3 gene encoding proteasome subunit beta type-3 isoform X2 — translation MSIMSYNGGAVMAMRGKNCVAIASDRRFGIQAQMVTTDFQKIFPMGDRLYIGLAGLATDVQTVSQRLKFRLNLYELKEGRQIKPKTFMSMVSNLLYERRFGPYYIEPVIAGLDPKTFEPFICSLDLIGCPMVTEDFVVSGTCAEQMYGMCESLWKPDLEPEDLFETISQAMLNAVDRDAVSGMGVIVHVIKKDKVTTRTLKARMD, via the exons ATG TCTATAATGTCATATAATGGAGGGGCTGTCATGGCCATGCGTGGGAAGAACTGTGTTGCAATTGCGTCAGATCGGCGGTTCGGTATCCAGGCCCAGATGGTCACTACAGACTTCCAGAAAATCTTTCCCATGGGTGACAGACTCTACATTGGCCTGGCAGGACTAGCCACAGATGTGCAGACAGT ATCTCAACGGCTTAAATTCCGTCTCAACCTGTACGAGCTGAAAGAGGGGCGTCAGATCAAGCCCAAGACCTTTATGAGCATGGTGTCCAACCTGCTGTATGAGAGAAG GTTTGGGCCGTACTACATTGAGCCAGTGATTGCTGGTCTGGACCCCAAAACCTTCGAGCCTTTCATCTGTTCTTTAGACCTGATTGGTTGCCCCATGGTAACAGAAGATTTTGTGGTCAGCGGCACTTGTGCTGAGCAGATGTACGGCATGTGTGAGTCGTTATGGAAGCCTGACCTG GAGCCAGAGGATCTGTTTGAGACCATTTCACAGGCAATGCTGAATGCAGTTGATAGAGACGCTGTTTCTGGCATGGGAGTAATAGTACATGTCAT TAAGAAAGATAAAGTAACTACAAGAACCTTGAAGGCCAGAATGGACTAG